A region of Polyangiaceae bacterium DNA encodes the following proteins:
- a CDS encoding FG-GAP repeat protein encodes MRPKLLAASLLAAAACAGCKKEPAPPAPPSSASSSAALPAPSASAPSAATPAGDSAGVVRLPAEVGAGDELGYSVGSVGDRVVVTSFKRRGKTEDSHPGSVFVFKDSGGKLELEAELVAPGSHQLGNAVAFDGSVILAGALYDDGKSKETGAAYVFSRDDKGWSKGEKLSASDAKKDDSFGIGVALAGSTLVVGNSREAGGALYGFERGKAGFGLKQTLPFKHQNGPAEVISASGDLVVVGAPYSGKLNEQGLVIVYRRGKAGFEQVAELVETEAAETQHFGSTVTVAGTTLAATSDKQISLFSETDGAWKESARFTPPLTTGLADAALALGDGLLAVGFPLVEAGRVLLYKKRDGGWKLERTVTAPDGKNEDWFGYSLAISNERLVIGAPLVAERTGAAYVLRL; translated from the coding sequence GTGCGTCCGAAGCTCCTGGCTGCGTCTCTTTTGGCGGCAGCGGCGTGCGCTGGCTGCAAGAAGGAGCCGGCTCCTCCTGCGCCGCCGTCAAGCGCGTCGTCGTCGGCGGCGCTCCCAGCGCCGAGCGCGTCGGCTCCCAGCGCGGCCACCCCCGCGGGAGACAGCGCCGGCGTGGTGCGCCTCCCGGCGGAAGTCGGCGCCGGCGACGAGCTCGGCTACTCGGTGGGCAGTGTGGGCGATCGCGTGGTGGTCACCTCGTTCAAGCGCAGAGGAAAGACCGAGGACTCCCACCCGGGCTCGGTGTTCGTGTTCAAGGACAGCGGAGGAAAGCTCGAGCTCGAGGCCGAGCTCGTCGCTCCTGGCTCGCACCAGCTCGGCAACGCCGTGGCCTTCGACGGCAGCGTGATCCTGGCCGGAGCCCTCTACGACGACGGCAAGAGCAAGGAGACGGGTGCCGCCTACGTGTTTTCCCGGGATGACAAGGGCTGGTCCAAGGGCGAAAAGCTCAGCGCGAGTGACGCGAAGAAGGACGACTCTTTCGGCATCGGCGTGGCGCTCGCCGGCTCGACGCTGGTCGTCGGCAACAGCCGCGAGGCGGGCGGCGCGCTCTACGGCTTCGAGCGCGGGAAAGCCGGCTTCGGGTTGAAGCAGACGCTGCCCTTCAAGCACCAGAACGGCCCGGCGGAGGTGATCTCCGCGTCCGGGGACCTGGTGGTGGTGGGCGCACCCTACTCGGGCAAGCTGAACGAGCAGGGCTTGGTGATCGTCTACCGGCGCGGCAAGGCCGGCTTCGAGCAGGTCGCCGAGCTCGTCGAGACGGAGGCCGCGGAGACGCAGCACTTCGGCAGCACCGTGACGGTGGCGGGAACGACCCTGGCCGCGACCAGCGACAAGCAGATCAGCCTGTTCAGCGAGACCGACGGGGCCTGGAAGGAGAGCGCGCGCTTCACGCCGCCGCTCACCACCGGGCTCGCCGACGCCGCTCTGGCCCTCGGCGACGGCCTCTTGGCCGTGGGCTTCCCGCTGGTCGAGGCGGGACGCGTGCTGCTCTACAAGAAGCGGGACGGCGGCTGGAAGCTCGAGCGGACCGTCACGGCGCCGGACGGCAAGAACGAGGACTGGTTCGGCTACTCGTTGGCGATCTCGAACGAGCGCCTGGTGATCGGCGCGCCGCTCGTCGCCGAGCGTACGGGCGCGGCCTACGTGCTGAGGCTGTGA
- a CDS encoding TerB family tellurite resistance protein, with the protein MSDEKHKLGKDVYIALAAVGWADGNLDSEEADAIVRTAMDEGLGLAEVEEIEKATKFPVELGEIDRRGMSKEDKLFVYAVASWMTWLDGDVSEAEVAALAKLGDALKIPEKPREHADAIMREVAHQSEDIRPMRYDLGALRRIIHERLEGARAARGGEQQSEG; encoded by the coding sequence ATGTCGGACGAAAAGCACAAGCTCGGTAAGGACGTGTACATCGCCTTGGCGGCCGTGGGCTGGGCGGACGGAAACCTGGACTCGGAAGAGGCGGATGCCATCGTCCGGACCGCCATGGACGAGGGGCTCGGGCTGGCCGAGGTCGAGGAGATCGAGAAGGCCACGAAGTTCCCGGTGGAGCTCGGCGAGATCGACCGCCGCGGCATGTCCAAGGAGGACAAGCTCTTCGTCTACGCGGTGGCTTCGTGGATGACCTGGCTCGACGGTGACGTGAGCGAGGCGGAGGTCGCCGCGCTGGCGAAGCTCGGCGACGCGCTGAAGATCCCCGAGAAGCCCCGGGAGCACGCCGACGCCATCATGCGCGAGGTCGCGCACCAGTCCGAGGACATCCGCCCGATGCGCTACGACCTCGGTGCGCTCCGGCGCATCATCCACGAGCGCCTGGAGGGGGCGCGCGCCGCCCGGGGCGGCGAGCAGCAGAGCGAGGGCTGA
- the moaD gene encoding molybdopterin converting factor subunit 1 produces the protein MNTVRVLYFAGVRDLVGRAEEELALADGVRDLSGFVRCLLTARPELEGRLTGVRFAINETFADAGDPISAGDVVAVIPPVAGG, from the coding sequence ATGAACACGGTGCGCGTGCTCTACTTCGCCGGCGTGCGCGACCTGGTGGGACGGGCCGAAGAGGAGCTCGCGCTCGCCGACGGCGTGCGCGACCTCAGCGGCTTCGTGCGCTGCCTGCTGACCGCCCGCCCCGAGCTCGAGGGGCGACTGACGGGCGTTCGCTTCGCCATCAACGAGACCTTCGCCGACGCCGGTGACCCGATTTCTGCCGGCGACGTCGTCGCGGTGATCCCGCCGGTCGCCGGCGGCTGA